In Monomorium pharaonis isolate MP-MQ-018 chromosome 3, ASM1337386v2, whole genome shotgun sequence, a genomic segment contains:
- the LOC105838743 gene encoding 26S proteasome regulatory subunit 6B, whose translation MEELGIILPDKDASEIDCKPVAGHCTGAGDELDVEDLYTKYKKLQRMLEFLEVQEEYIKDEQRNLKKEYLHAQEEVKRIQSVPLVIGQFLEAVDQNTGIVGSTTGSNYYVRILSTIDRELLKPSASVALHKHSNALVDVLPPEADSSISMLQADEKPDIQYSDIGGMDMQKQEIREAVELPLTHFELYKQIGIDPPRGVLMYGPPGCGKTMLAKAVARHTTAAFIRVVGSEFVQKYLGEGPRMVRDVFRLAKENSPAIIFVDEIDAIATKRFDAQTGADREVQRILLELLNQMDGFDQTTNVKVIMATNRADTLDPALLRPGRLDRKIEFPLPDRRQKRLIFSTITAKMNLSEEVDLEDYVARPDRISGADINAICQEAGMHAVRENRYIVLAKDFEKGYKNNIKKDESEHEFYK comes from the exons ATGGAAGAATTAGGCATTATTTTGCCTGATAAG GATGCGAGTGAAATTGATTGTAAACCTGTTGCTGGTCATTGCACAGGAGCTGGAGATGAATTGGATGTTGAAGATCTTTACACTAAATATAAg aaactGCAGAGAATGCTGGAATTTCTCGAGGTACAAGAAGAATATATCAAAGATGAGCAACgtaatttaaagaaagaatatttgcATGCACAAGAAGAAGTTAAACGTATCCAAAGTGTGCCTTTGGTCATTGGACAATTTTTAGAAGCTGTTGATCAGAATACTGGTATAGTAGGTTCTACAACAGGCTCAAATTATTATGTACGGATTTTGTCTACTATAGACAGAGAACTCTTAAAGCCTTCTGCTAGTGTGGCGCTTCATAAGCATAGCAATGCTTTAGTGGATGTGTTGCCACCAGAAGCTGATTCTAGTATTTCCATGTTACAAGCAG ATGAGAAACCAGATATTCAATACAGTGATATAGGTGGAATGGATATGCAAAAGCAAGAAATTAGAGAAGCTGTGGAGTTACCTCTCACtcattttgaattatataagCAGATTGGTATTGATCCACCACGAGGTGTACTTATGTATGGGCCACCTGGTTGTGGAAAAACAATGTTAGCAAAAGCTGTTGCTAGACATACCACTG CTGCCTTTATTCGTGTAGTGGGTTCTGAATTTGTTCAAAAATACTTGGGTGAAGGACCGAGAATGGTTCGAGACGTGTTCCGTTTGGCGAAAGAGAACTCACCGGCTATAATATTTGTTGATGAGATAGATGCTATCGCTACAAAAAGATTTGACGCTCAAACTGGAGCAGATCGTGAGGTGCAACGTATTCTCTTGGAGTTACTCAATCAGATGGATGGTTTTGATCAGACAACTAATGTCAAAGTTATCATGGCGACAAATAG AGCGGATACATTGGACCCTGCATTGCTTCGTCCTGGTAGATTGGATCGTAAGATTGAATTTCCGTTACCTGATCGTCGTCAGAAACGCTTAATCTTCTCCACTATTACTGCAAAAATGAACTTGAGTGAAGAAGTAGATCTTGAAGATTACGTAGCACGTCCAGATAGAATTTCTGGTGCTGATATTAATGCTATCTGTCAAGAGGCAGGAATGCACGCGGTCCGTGAAAATCGTTACATCGTTTTAGCAAAAGATTTTGAAaaaggatataaaaataatattaagaaagatGAGTCCGAACatgaattttataagtaa